The Lipingzhangella halophila genome segment GAGGCTCCTGTCGGCGCGTCCGTGTGCCGCTCGGGATCGACGTCTGGCTGGCGCTGCGGCACCATCGAGGCGCGCAACCAGACGGTCGTCTACCCCGAGGGGATGGTTACCGGCCTGACGCGCACCGACGCCTGCGCCGAGCCCGGCGACTCCGGTGGACCGTTCCTCAGTGGCGACCAGGCCCAGGGGGTTACCTCGGGCGGCTCGGGCGACTGCGGCTCCGAGGCCACGACCTTCTTCCAGCCGGTCGGCCCGATTCTGGACCAGTGGAATCTGGACCTGGTCACGGGCTGAGCGCGCTGTGGGCGCCGCAACGGGCCCTGGCGCCGCACGCCGTTGGCGGGCATATTGGGGCCATGCGAACGCGACGAACGGGGCCCGTACGCGGGACGCGTGAGCGCTGCGGGCACCGGCCGGCAGGGGCACCCGCCGGCGTCCCCGGTCACGCGCGCAGAGCCGCCCGGGGCGGCGCGCACACGCTGGTCCGAGCTCAGGCCTCCCAAGCCCGGTCGTAGTCGGGGTGGTCGGAGTACACCGAAGCCAGATGCTTCAACGCCTCGCGCCAGGCCCAGAGCGCCGAGAGCGTGCCGTCGGCATCGGCGGGGTCCGGCTTCGCCGGACCGTGTCCGGCCGCCCTGGCCTGAGTGGCCACCACCGACGTGCAAGCGCGATACGCCTCCTGGTAGCCGGCGACGATGCGCCGTTTCGCCTGGATGTCGGCGAGCGCACGATCGCGGTCGCGGCGCGCCGGAAAGCTGCCGCGATAGGCGTTCCACTCGTCCTCCCCGAGGCGCTCCTCGAGGAATTCGACAATGGTCAATGCCGACTCCGCCTCTCACCCATGGTCCACGACACTACCGACGTTCCACACCGCGCTACTGGTTCCACCCGGCTTCCGCGCGCCGGCCCGCGTTCCGTTCGCGCACGCCGGGCCGACCGCACGGCAACGCGGCAGTTGAGCCTAAGGGCACCCGCCCACCGCGCCATCCCTGGCGGACCTGACCGGATCCGGTCTCCGGGACCACCGGCGGACGCGCCGGGGCGCACGTTCCCCCTGTGTACGGCCAACCGCCGCACCTGGGGATAGATACCGACTGGTTGGTCTTGTAGTGTCTGCACCACACCGAACCGAGCACGAACCACCCCGGGAGACATCGATGACCACGACCGTCAAGGCCGCGATCTTCAGCGGACGCGGGGAGGCGCCGCGCGTCGGCGATGTGACCCTGCCCGACCCGGGGCCGGGGCAGGTGCGCGTCCGCCTGTCCGCAGCTGGGGCCTGCCACTCCGACCTGTCCCTGTCCAATGGCACGCTCCCGCAGCCGATGCCGGCGGTACTCGGGCACGAGGGAGCGGGCACGGTCGAGGCGGTCGGCTCCGATGTCGGCGACGTACGGCCGGGGCAGCGAGTGGTGCTCAACTGGGCGCCGCCGTGCCGTTCCTGCTGGTTCTGCGGCAACGGCGAGCCCCACCTGTGCGAGCGCTCCTCGGAGGCCGCCCAGCGCCCCTACGCGGAGCTGTCCGACGGGACACCGGTCTACGCGGGCCTGGGAACCGGTGCGTTCGCCGAAGCAACAGTCGTTTCCGCGAACGCCGTCGTCCCGCTGCCCGACGGCATCGACTCCGGCGCCGCCGCGCTCCTGGGCTGCGCGGCGCTGACCGGCTGGGGCGCCGTCGCCAAGTCCGCAGCGGTCCGCGCGGGAGAGTCGGTCGCCGTCATAGGGCTGGGCGGGGTCGGGCTCGCGACCCTGCAGGCCGCGCGCCTCGCCGGCGCGGATCCGGTGATCGCCGTCGACCTCTCCCCCGCAAAGGAGGAGCTGGCGCGTGAGCTGGGGGCGACCCACTTCCTGCTCTCGGACGACAATCTGGCCAAGGAGGTCCGCGGGCTCACGGGCGGGCGCGGCGCCGACCACGCCTTCGAGGTCGTCGGAGCCTCGGCCACCATCCGCGCCGCCTGGGGGCTGACCCGGCGCGGCGGCACCACGACCGTGGTCGGGGTCGGCGCGAACGACGACATGGTCAGCTTCGCCGCCCTTGAGCTCTTCTACCTCGCCCGCACCCTGCGCGGCTGCGTGTACGGGTCGTCCGACCCGGCCCGCGACATCCCCGTCCTCGCGGCACACGTGCGCGACGGTGACATCGACCTCGCGGCCATGGTGACCGACGAGATCGGCCTCGACGACGTTCCCGCTGCGTTCCAGCGGATGCGCGACGGCAAGGGAGGGCGTTCGCTGATCCGCTTCGACTGAGGCGCTCTGCCGCTTCTGCCCCGTCGTCCCAGAGTCCACTGGGCGCCCCTGCCCCGCTGCACAACAGATCCCTTCCCCCGCCCCACGGCGGGGGTGTACCCGGAGGAGATCCGATGACGGATGCGGAGAGTCCACGCCCCCTACGTTCGCTGACAGCGGTGACCAACCGGCTTCTCACCCGCGGCAGCCCTTTCGAGATGGACGTGGTCGAGATCCGCGGAACACCCACCCGGGTCTGGAGTCACGCCCCGGCCAGCCTGCGCGCCTGCCTGGAGACCAGCCTGGAGCACGGGGACGCCCCCGCTCTGGTCTACGGCGAGGAGAGCATCTCACACGCCGACTACTACCGGACCGCGGCGACCCTGGCCCACCGCCTTGTCGACGAGTACGGGATCCGCGAAGGCGACCGGGTCGCGGTGGCCATGCGGAACTATCCCGAGTGGGTGATCGCGTTCTTCGCCACGGCCAGCATCGGGGCGATCGCGGTACCGCTCAACTCGTGGTGGACCGGGAGCGAGTTGCGGTTCGGCCTGACCGACAGCGGTTCGAAGCTGCTCGTCGCCGACGGCGAGCGACTCGATCGCCTGGCCGACGTGCTGCCCGAGCTGTCGATTCCGAGCATCGCCGTGCGCACGGAGTCCGCACTGCCGGAGAACTCGCGGTCGTGGCACGAGGTAATCGGACAGGTCTCCCCCGGCGTTCGGCTCCCGGAGGCCGCCCCGGATCCGGACGGCCCGGCGACCATCTTCTACACCTCGGGAACCACCGGCCTGCCCAAGGGCGCGGTCGGCTCGCACCGCAACATGATCCAGAACATCGTGACCGGTGAGTACAGCCGCGCCCGCACCTTCATGCGGCTCGGGCTGGAGCTGTCCGAGTACCAGGCGTACGTGGACGCACTTCCCACCCCCTCGATTCTGTGCGTGCTGCCGTTGTTCCACGCCACCGGCGCCCAGTCGATCATGCTGCCCATCCTGTACAGGGGCGGCGCCCTGGTCCTGATGTACAAGTGGGACACCGAGGAGGCCCTGCGGCTGATCGAGCGGGAGCGCATCACCTCGATCACCGCCGTGCCCGCGATGATCACTCAGCTCATGGCCTCGCCCAACCTCTCCGAGTACGACCTGTCCAGTCTCCTGGCGCTGAGCAGCGGCGGGGCGCCCGCGCCGCCCGCCATGGCCTCGCGGGTCCGCGGGAACCTGAACGACGTGCTGATCGGCCAGGGATACGGGCTGACCGAGTGTTCCGCCGCGGCCGTGACCAACGGCGGGCCCGACTACCAGATCCGTCCGGAGAGCTGCGGGCTGCCGGCACCCCCCGTCGACGTCAAGGTCGTCGACCCGGTGGGAACCGAGCTGCCACCGGGCAGTGTGGGTGAGGTCTGGCTGAACGGCCCCGGGGTGGTCATCGGCTACTGGGAGCGGCCCGAGGCCACCGCGGAGGCGTTCGCGGACGGCTGGCTGCGCACGGGCGACCTGGGGTATCTGGACGACGAGGGCTTCCTCTACATCGTCGACCGCGCGAAGGACATGATCATCCGCGGCGGCGAGAACGTCTACTGCGCAGAGGTCGAGGCCGCGATCCACGAGCACCCCGCTGTGGCCGAGGTCGCCGTGACCGGCGTCCCGCACGAGGTGTACGGGGAGGAGGTCGGGGCGGTGGTGCACACGCTGCCCGAGCAGTTCCTGGACGCCGACGAGCTGCGAAGCTACCTGGAGCCACGGATCGCGGCGTTCAAGATTCCCGCGCACATCCAGATCACCAAGGACGACCTGCCGCGCAACGCGGCCGGAAAGC includes the following:
- a CDS encoding DUF6221 family protein, whose protein sequence is MTIVEFLEERLGEDEWNAYRGSFPARRDRDRALADIQAKRRIVAGYQEAYRACTSVVATQARAAGHGPAKPDPADADGTLSALWAWREALKHLASVYSDHPDYDRAWEA
- a CDS encoding zinc-binding dehydrogenase, with amino-acid sequence MTTTVKAAIFSGRGEAPRVGDVTLPDPGPGQVRVRLSAAGACHSDLSLSNGTLPQPMPAVLGHEGAGTVEAVGSDVGDVRPGQRVVLNWAPPCRSCWFCGNGEPHLCERSSEAAQRPYAELSDGTPVYAGLGTGAFAEATVVSANAVVPLPDGIDSGAAALLGCAALTGWGAVAKSAAVRAGESVAVIGLGGVGLATLQAARLAGADPVIAVDLSPAKEELARELGATHFLLSDDNLAKEVRGLTGGRGADHAFEVVGASATIRAAWGLTRRGGTTTVVGVGANDDMVSFAALELFYLARTLRGCVYGSSDPARDIPVLAAHVRDGDIDLAAMVTDEIGLDDVPAAFQRMRDGKGGRSLIRFD
- a CDS encoding class I adenylate-forming enzyme family protein is translated as MTDAESPRPLRSLTAVTNRLLTRGSPFEMDVVEIRGTPTRVWSHAPASLRACLETSLEHGDAPALVYGEESISHADYYRTAATLAHRLVDEYGIREGDRVAVAMRNYPEWVIAFFATASIGAIAVPLNSWWTGSELRFGLTDSGSKLLVADGERLDRLADVLPELSIPSIAVRTESALPENSRSWHEVIGQVSPGVRLPEAAPDPDGPATIFYTSGTTGLPKGAVGSHRNMIQNIVTGEYSRARTFMRLGLELSEYQAYVDALPTPSILCVLPLFHATGAQSIMLPILYRGGALVLMYKWDTEEALRLIERERITSITAVPAMITQLMASPNLSEYDLSSLLALSSGGAPAPPAMASRVRGNLNDVLIGQGYGLTECSAAAVTNGGPDYQIRPESCGLPAPPVDVKVVDPVGTELPPGSVGEVWLNGPGVVIGYWERPEATAEAFADGWLRTGDLGYLDDEGFLYIVDRAKDMIIRGGENVYCAEVEAAIHEHPAVAEVAVTGVPHEVYGEEVGAVVHTLPEQFLDADELRSYLEPRIAAFKIPAHIQITKDDLPRNAAGKLLKKQIKREHGWLGEE